The proteins below come from a single Xenopus tropicalis strain Nigerian chromosome 9, UCB_Xtro_10.0, whole genome shotgun sequence genomic window:
- the LOC101733866 gene encoding NADPH oxidase organizer 1-like, translating to MNFSRYPVEATGVGMVQNGKIKTYMLSILWSDRNNILIYRTYEEFKDLAKQLKRKFPLESGLLNKSERIIPILKDIPLIYRSTRFSNRFIERLHLAELYSQELLQTDSKISQCEDVIQFFSPNNQDLAPTFTENSLVIMPSDKDQKKVNHQMKSSAPVSEPVITQKYICIETFETKDTKNRPFKVNKDELVDVLIKDPTGWWLVENEDGNLAWFPGPYLVEPADAACTYSNRKSLNDGTSYYAVKGYQAQNSDELSLGVGVVVEVIEKSDNGWWQVCYNEQCGYVPSMFLKPYCNPHQQLQVTFTHHRFGSTPNLHKAPSCLTGIHEPNTADKEYRTENGNNEASLNIRRSRSVGEFKDFQEFQGNVLGRRSSTERFIEWEAPHHDDYPLPTAESNNSEKIRIIISSEDNEDPRPNQSQTDSTQSHLRKDSKLDHSTQSRLRKDSELDHSTQSRLRKDSELDHSTQSRLRKDSELDHSTQSRLRKDSELDQSTTGSYVSCFSPDSMSNTRPPTVPPRPTSQEILSRCTTLTKKASRI from the exons ATGAATTTCAGCCGATACCCGGTGGAAGCGACTGGCGTTGGGATGGTGCAAAATGGGAAAATAAAG ACCTACATGCTCTCTATCCTCTGGTCAGACCGCAATAACATTCTCATATACAGAACCTACGAGGAATTCAAGGATCTGGCT AAGCAACTTAAAAGGAAGTTTCCCTTGGAATCTGGGCTTTTAAATAAATCAGAGAGGATCATTCCCATACTTAAAG ACATTCCCTTGATTTACAGGAGCACCCGCTTCTCCAACCGCTTCATTGAGAGGCTGCACCTGGCCGAGCTTTACTCCCAGGAGTTGCTGCAGACTGACTCCAAAATCTCTCAGTGTGAAGATGTCATTCAGTTCTTCTCTCCGAACAACCAGGACCTTGCTCCCACCTTCACTGAAAACAG CTTGGTGATAATGCCTTCAGACAAAGACCAAAAAAAAGTCAACCACCAAATGAAGTCCTCAGCACCAGTATCAGAGCCAGTGATTACCCAGAAGTACATCTGCATTGAAACCTTTGAAACCAAAGACACCAAGAACAGGCCCTTCAAAGTCAACAAAGATGAATTAGTTGATGTGCTCATCAAGGATCCTACAG GCTGGTGGCTGGTAGAGAATGAAGATGGAAATTTAGCATGGTTTCCTGGGCCGTATTTGGTAGAACCTGCGGATGCAGCCTGCACATACTCAAACAGGAAATCCTTAAATGATG GCACATCCTACTACGCAGTGAAGGGTTACCAGGCTCAGAACTCTGATGAACTTTCCCTCGGAGTAGGTGTTGTAGTGGAAGTAATAGAGAAATCTGACAATGGTTGGTGGCAAGTCTG TTACAATGAGCAGTGCGGATACGTCCCATCTATGTTCCTCAAGCCATACTGCAACCCCCACCAGCAACTGCAGGTCACCTTCACCCATCACAGATTTGGATCAACCCCCAACCTACACAAGGCTCCGAGCTGCCTCACTGGAATCCATGAACCCAATACTGCAGACAAGGAGTATAGAACTGAGAATGGGAATAATGAGGCATCTCTAAACATAAGAAGATCCCGTTCTGTGGGTGAGTTTAAAGATTTTCAAGAATTTCAAGGAAACGTCCTGGGGAGAAGATCTTCTACTGAACGCTTCATTGAATGGGAAGCCCCCCACCATGATGATTATCCCTTGCCGACTGCAGAAAGCAATAATAGTGAAAAGATCCGTATTATTATATCATCAGAAGATAATGAGGATCCAAGACCAAACCAAAGTCAAACTGATTCTACCCAAAGCCACCTAAGGAAAGACTCCAAGTTGGATCATTCCACCCAAAGCCGCCTAAGGAAAGACTCCGAGTTGGATCATTCCACCCAAAGCCGCCTAAGGAAAGACTCCGAGTTGGATCATTCCACCCAAAGCCGCCTAAGGAAAGACTCCGAGTTGGATCATTCCACCCAAAGCCGCCTAAGGAAAGACTCCGAGTTGGATCAATCCACCACAGGTTCCTACGTTTCTTGTTTTTCCCCTGACAGCATGTCCAACACAAGACCACCAACGGTGCCACCAAGGCCAACAAGCCAAGAAATACTAAGCAGGTGCACCACCCTAACCAAAAAGGCCTCCCGAATCTAA